AAAGGCGACGCGCGGTCTGGAAAGTGGCTTCCTTGCCGAGCAGTACAGGCACGGGCACGCCGGTCCAGCCTTCAATGAGCCGATCCACGCTCTTGCCGGGCCTGATGCCGCCGGTCAGCAGGATTCCGGAAATGTCGGGATAGGACGATGACTGCCGCGAGGCCAGGCTACTGACGACGATGTCCGAGCGATCGCCCGGAGTAACGACGAGGCTGCCTCGTTCGATGTAATTCAGGAAATTTTCAATCTGCATGGCGGCCACGACGATATCGTCGACCTGCGCGCCCAGATTTTCCTTGCCGTAGAGCACTTCCGCCCCAACCCACTTCATGACGTCACCCACCGTGGGCTTGCCCAAAATGGCCACTTCGGGGATGATGTAGAGCAAGGTGTCGGGCTTGTTCATGGACTTTTTGAGCGCGATGCGCAGTGCTTCGCGGTCCGGAACGTCGGTGCGGTTGATGACCACGCCAAGGATGTCCACTGCCTTGTCGGCAAAAGACTCCACCGCAAGCTTGGTCGAGCTTATGATCTCGTGCTCGGTCTTCTGGCAGGCGTTGGATATGACCAAGAGCGGACTGCCCAGATTTGCGGCGATGTCTGCGTTGATATCGAACTCGAAAGCGGGGCTCGTTCCTTCGAAATCCGTACCTTCGAGCAGCACGAAATCGCACTTGCTCTCCAGTTCCTTGTATTTGTTGATGACCTTTTCAATGAGCAGGGAGTGCTGGCCTGCGTTGACCAGTTCCTTGGCCTGCTGCATGGTCAGAGCGTACGTCTCGCTGTACTGCAAGCCCAGATAGAACTGGGACAGGACAAGGTCGATATCGTGGTCCTTGCGGTCGGGAACATCATTGATGATGGGCCGAAAAAAACCGACCCGACGGATGTCGCGCAGGAGCATTTGCATGACGCCCAGAACGATGGCTGATTTTCCGCTTCGAGATTCCGTTGCCGTTATGTATAGATTTCTGGCCATAGTGCTTCCCTTGAAAGCCGGTTTCTTCTGGGGCGCGCACCGTGAATGATTCGCGGCGACCCGTCAAATTGGTTGGTTACACAATCCGCTTATTTGTGAAAAAAAGAGACCGATTAGTCAATGCCTTTTTTTTAGCGGAATTTCAACCAACTGCCTTATTAATCGAAAAGGCGTCGACGCCAGGGCCAAAGCCCCTTGCGCCGACGCCATGTCTCATTAAAGCGTTTCCGCGTAGATTTCCATGACGTGTTTGACTGCGATTTGATCCTTGTGCTGGGAGAGCATGTCGGAGATCTGCATCATACACGCCGGGCAACCGGTGGCCACGACCTGGGCTCCGGAAGCGACAATGTTGTCCCGTTTCTGTTCGCCAATACTCTTGGAGAGCTTGTAATGCTGAAGGTTGAAGCTGCCGCCGCAACCGCAGCAACGGTCGGCGTCGGACATTTCCACAAATTCCACGTTCGGATTGGTTTTCAGAAGCGCACGCGGCTGCTCGGAGACCTTCATGGACTTCTTCAAATGACAGGGGTCATGGTAGGTGACCTTGGTCCCATGGCCCTCGACAGGCATGGCCACTTTGAGCACATCGACCATGAACTGGTTCACGTCCATGACCTTGGCGGACATGGCCGCGATGCGGTCCTGCATGCTTTGGATCTTGTCACCGGACATAAGCGGCCACAATTCGTGCATGGTCGCCGTGCAGGTCGCGCAGGCAGTGAGCAGATAATCGAAGTTCTCTTTTTCAAAAATCTCCAGATTACGCTTCACAAGCTTGTCAAAAGAATCCTTGTCCCCGGAAGCCAGGGCCGGAATGCCGCAGCAGCACTGCCCGGAGGGCATATAGATGCCGACCTCGTGGTGCGTCAGGGCTTTCAGCACTGCCTGCCCGACCCGAGGATAGATCTTGTCGATGACGCAGCCGGGGAAGAAGGCCACGCGATAACCGCTCTTTCCGGGGCGGGTGTTGCGGGACGGTTCCAGCTTGCGCAGCGACTTCTTGGCCAGCGGCATGAAATGCCGCTCGCCGATGATCGGCGCATTGACGATTCGCGAACAGGAAGAACCAATGACATCGTTTGCCGTCTTGGTAAACACGCCCTGGAACTTGGAAGCCACGTCCAACACGGAGTTGAAAAGCGCCGGTTTGGTCAGCAGGCCCTGGAAGATGGCCTTCTTGGTGGCGGAAAGGCCCATGTACGTGTTCACGATAACGCGGGCTTTGAGGAAGATGTCGAGCACCTTCACGCCGCTGGGGCAATTGGCCGCGCAGGAGCCGCAGAGCAGACACTTGTTCAGCTTTTCCTGAACGCCCTCGGGGTCCTTGATCATTTCATGGGACAGGTTTTCCAGGAGCGCGATCTTGCCCCGGGCCACATCGCCCTCATTCATGGTTTCGGCAAACACCGGGCATACTGCCTGGCACATGCCACACTTCATGCACGTGACCATCTGGTCATCGAGTTCGTGCAGCATTTTGGCCAGTTGATGTACGTCTGCAGTCATGACTAGCCTCCGATGATTTTGCCGGGATTGAGCAGGTAGTTGGGATCCACCGCTTTCTTGAGCCTGCGTGAATAGATGATGGTTGCCTTGGTGGTTTCCTTCTCCAGCCATTTGGACTTGGCCGTACCGATGCCGTGCTCGCCGGACAGCGTGCCGCCCAGGGACAGGGCCACATCAAAGATTTCGTCAACGGCCTGCTCCACGCGATGGAATTCTTCCTTGTCGCGCCTGTCGGTCAGGATGGTCGGGTGCA
This DNA window, taken from Desulfomicrobium sp. ZS1, encodes the following:
- a CDS encoding (Fe-S)-binding protein, with product MTADVHQLAKMLHELDDQMVTCMKCGMCQAVCPVFAETMNEGDVARGKIALLENLSHEMIKDPEGVQEKLNKCLLCGSCAANCPSGVKVLDIFLKARVIVNTYMGLSATKKAIFQGLLTKPALFNSVLDVASKFQGVFTKTANDVIGSSCSRIVNAPIIGERHFMPLAKKSLRKLEPSRNTRPGKSGYRVAFFPGCVIDKIYPRVGQAVLKALTHHEVGIYMPSGQCCCGIPALASGDKDSFDKLVKRNLEIFEKENFDYLLTACATCTATMHELWPLMSGDKIQSMQDRIAAMSAKVMDVNQFMVDVLKVAMPVEGHGTKVTYHDPCHLKKSMKVSEQPRALLKTNPNVEFVEMSDADRCCGCGGSFNLQHYKLSKSIGEQKRDNIVASGAQVVATGCPACMMQISDMLSQHKDQIAVKHVMEIYAETL